The Leptospira brenneri genome includes a window with the following:
- the mreD gene encoding rod shape-determining protein MreD has product MILDKLFIVIGLLLSHFLNGSNLFELGNAVRPDFMVIFVVFFALRKGPLYGLWLGFFGGLLTDTALGGEIGGDDIVYYKIGLHSFSYAIIGYIVGKVMRSSYTENYISITIYILGFTLVSRIITYLLFLMFFHSNQSYSFLYVSLYNAFIGPALFFLFSWAFRLDSDEVRQ; this is encoded by the coding sequence ATGATTTTAGATAAACTCTTTATCGTCATAGGATTGTTACTCTCTCATTTTCTGAATGGATCCAATCTATTTGAATTAGGAAATGCAGTGCGACCAGACTTTATGGTCATCTTTGTTGTTTTCTTTGCTTTAAGAAAAGGACCACTCTATGGACTATGGCTTGGATTTTTTGGTGGTCTACTCACAGATACTGCACTCGGTGGAGAAATCGGTGGAGACGATATAGTTTATTATAAAATAGGACTTCATTCCTTTTCTTATGCTATCATTGGATACATAGTAGGAAAAGTGATGAGAAGTTCTTATACTGAAAACTATATTTCCATTACCATTTATATCCTTGGTTTTACATTGGTTTCAAGAATTATTACTTACTTATTGTTTTTGATGTTCTTTCATTCTAACCAAAGTTATTCCTTTTTGTATGTGTCCCTATATAACGCTTTTATCGGACCTGCATTATTCTTTTTATTCTCTTGGGCATTTCGATTGGATTCTGATGAGGTAAGACAATGA
- a CDS encoding LIC_10421 family protein codes for MKKFISLLLVLASTSVFALSELENLMIKEANSPESKQAARSYLSAMAKEKEANAKRHEKMAVTTGGKAVSQAKFKEHCLTLAKEFRAEAEEYKKAADDLK; via the coding sequence ATGAAAAAATTTATTTCCCTATTACTCGTGTTAGCATCTACATCCGTATTTGCTTTGTCTGAACTTGAAAACTTGATGATTAAAGAAGCAAATTCTCCAGAGAGTAAACAAGCGGCGCGGTCCTACTTAAGTGCGATGGCAAAAGAGAAGGAAGCCAACGCAAAAAGACACGAAAAAATGGCGGTCACTACAGGTGGAAAAGCAGTTTCCCAAGCAAAGTTTAAAGAACATTGCCTAACCCTTGCTAAAGAATTCCGAGCAGAAGCAGAGGAATATAAAAAAGCTGCTGATGATTTAAAATAA
- a CDS encoding bifunctional riboflavin kinase/FAD synthetase: protein MKIIRSLELIQNEFQNGSSLTLGNFDGIHVGHQTLLLRTVEKARELGLPSVVVTYFPNPSVVLGKKPNFKYLSSEKEKEELVRGFGIDYLLVLDFTLELSKMSAEDFLEKIMIQTLNAKHIVIGYNHFFGAERRGDFNLLDSNKTKYGYAVELKEAVLKKESKISSSLIRGYLEKGEMEEAKTLLGRNYHITGIVFEGAKRGRTIGFPTANIKVPDDKLLPAIGVYACFAKFGGKDHKGMVNIGNNPTFDGQGLHVEVNVFDFDGDLYGKEVELEIVLKIRDEKKFSGLEELKDQLTKDRSSAVRILNFN, encoded by the coding sequence TTGAAAATTATTCGCTCATTAGAATTGATCCAAAACGAGTTTCAAAATGGCTCATCTTTGACTCTCGGCAACTTTGATGGAATCCACGTAGGACACCAGACCTTACTATTGCGTACGGTCGAAAAGGCCAGGGAGTTGGGGCTTCCTTCGGTTGTGGTGACATACTTTCCGAACCCTTCCGTGGTTCTTGGCAAAAAACCCAATTTTAAATATTTATCTTCCGAAAAGGAAAAAGAAGAACTTGTTCGTGGGTTTGGGATCGATTATTTACTCGTTTTGGATTTTACATTGGAACTTTCTAAAATGTCTGCGGAAGACTTTTTAGAAAAAATTATGATCCAAACTTTAAACGCCAAACACATTGTCATTGGTTATAATCATTTTTTTGGAGCCGAACGTCGCGGTGACTTTAATCTTCTCGATTCGAACAAAACTAAATATGGTTATGCGGTCGAATTAAAAGAGGCTGTCCTCAAAAAAGAAAGTAAAATCTCTTCTTCTCTCATTCGTGGTTATTTGGAAAAAGGGGAAATGGAAGAGGCAAAAACCCTTTTGGGAAGGAATTACCATATCACAGGGATCGTCTTTGAAGGAGCCAAACGTGGCAGAACGATTGGATTTCCTACGGCAAATATCAAAGTTCCTGACGACAAACTCCTTCCTGCAATTGGCGTTTACGCTTGTTTTGCGAAGTTTGGAGGGAAAGATCATAAAGGAATGGTTAACATTGGTAACAATCCCACGTTCGATGGGCAAGGACTTCATGTGGAAGTGAATGTTTTTGATTTTGATGGGGACTTATATGGGAAAGAAGTTGAATTGGAGATTGTTCTCAAAATTCGAGATGAAAAAAAATTCAGTGGTTTGGAAGAGTTAAAGGACCAACTAACTAAAGATAGAAGTAGTGCGGTTCGTATTTTAAACTTTAATTAA
- a CDS encoding LIC10729 family protein gives MLPLKLRILLLTAIFLSNLVSVFASDSTIPKQEFGLEEGLLPEDIATFPELKTWAIYQSYELEPDAPHLGLQDYICRMVPETGLRFLLEKTIVSKSTVYLYLDITRYRPLKGSKFKPRKLNILVNGRPKLSIYADRNQSFPNPIEIPLEPSEYPDGKINVDLVPSNNSLGRFWGVWDAFVLENRLEARD, from the coding sequence GTGCTTCCATTGAAACTACGAATCCTTCTCCTAACGGCAATCTTTTTATCAAACTTGGTTTCTGTGTTTGCATCCGACTCTACCATTCCCAAACAAGAATTTGGATTAGAAGAGGGACTCCTCCCAGAAGACATCGCCACCTTCCCTGAATTAAAAACCTGGGCGATTTACCAGTCCTATGAATTGGAGCCAGATGCTCCTCACCTAGGCCTGCAGGATTATATTTGCCGGATGGTTCCTGAAACCGGACTTCGTTTTCTTTTAGAAAAAACCATTGTTTCTAAATCGACAGTGTATCTCTACTTAGACATAACTCGGTATAGACCTTTAAAAGGATCCAAATTCAAACCGAGGAAACTAAACATTTTAGTGAATGGAAGGCCTAAACTCTCTATCTACGCGGATAGAAACCAAAGTTTTCCAAACCCCATTGAGATTCCATTAGAACCTTCCGAATATCCGGATGGAAAAATCAATGTGGATCTAGTCCCCAGCAATAACTCACTGGGACGTTTTTGGGGGGTTTGGGATGCCTTTGTATTGGAAAATCGTTTAGAAGCGAGAGACTAA
- a CDS encoding type I phosphomannose isomerase catalytic subunit, whose amino-acid sequence MEKIPKVLFLNPQYKEKIWGGRKFETKLGRNIPEGQIGESWEVSVYGTEISRIQNSEFQNLSLTDLIRKAPNDVLGKPFAQSGLPLLVKVIDAKEKLSVQVHPDDEYALKYDPKSNGKKECWYVLSADPGAELVVGFDTNTSREEYESLVKQNLGETILRKWKVKPGDVFLLNPGTIHAIGGGVLLLEVQQSSDSTYRVYDYGRLGDDGNPRELHLEKALAVLNFQKSDSSEKKTKELITYHPFPRYKFTSNDKFHLESWEFNQAQNFTFSKLCEPVSFGIFYTISGSIYFPELQKLVGPNETFMVTASGFSETIPAFAETGTKLAFMSAGSDTVKYQ is encoded by the coding sequence ATGGAAAAGATTCCCAAAGTTCTATTTTTGAACCCCCAGTATAAGGAAAAAATTTGGGGTGGGCGAAAATTCGAAACAAAACTTGGTCGGAACATTCCAGAGGGACAAATTGGTGAGTCTTGGGAAGTCTCCGTTTACGGAACTGAAATTTCCCGCATTCAAAATTCTGAATTTCAAAATCTTTCTTTAACAGATCTTATACGAAAGGCCCCAAACGATGTATTAGGAAAACCGTTTGCCCAGTCAGGACTCCCTTTACTTGTCAAAGTTATTGATGCTAAAGAAAAACTTTCTGTCCAAGTACATCCCGACGATGAATATGCACTCAAATACGATCCTAAGTCGAATGGCAAAAAAGAATGTTGGTACGTTTTGTCCGCTGATCCAGGGGCAGAACTCGTTGTTGGATTTGATACTAACACAAGCCGAGAAGAATACGAGTCTCTAGTAAAACAAAACTTAGGGGAAACGATCCTCAGAAAATGGAAAGTAAAACCAGGGGATGTATTTTTATTAAATCCGGGTACAATACATGCCATTGGTGGAGGAGTTCTCCTTTTAGAAGTACAACAATCTTCTGACTCTACCTACCGGGTGTATGATTATGGTCGTTTAGGGGATGATGGAAATCCAAGAGAACTCCATTTAGAAAAAGCCTTAGCAGTTTTAAACTTTCAAAAGTCCGATAGTTCTGAAAAAAAAACCAAAGAACTCATCACTTATCACCCATTCCCTCGTTACAAGTTCACTTCCAACGATAAATTCCATTTGGAATCTTGGGAATTTAACCAAGCGCAAAATTTCACTTTTTCAAAGTTATGTGAACCTGTTAGTTTTGGCATTTTTTATACCATCTCTGGGTCTATTTACTTTCCTGAATTACAAAAACTGGTTGGCCCGAACGAAACATTCATGGTTACAGCTTCAGGGTTTTCGGAAACCATTCCTGCCTTCGCAGAAACGGGCACCAAATTGGCTTTTATGTCAGCCGGTTCTGATACTGTAAAATATCAATAA
- the rodA gene encoding rod shape-determining protein RodA, translating into MADRNTEKLDFFLIISVVLVAMAGVLTLYTQEANTADGLGRWYKQFTFVFVGLISMWFMSRINYQLIGSYALFIYIFSIVLLVLTLIPGIGYLPSGRGARSWLKLGPITLQASEFSKLATVILLGQYLVLKEKEMHKITVLIVPFIICLVPMLFIILQPDFGTAVSFLPMLFTMLYLGGADILHIGSLLTFGGISLMVPMYLAYSQLTLIQPLVDLLRKDNKVELVSIVNQLQGKIWLILDGKKVSGLTLPGIENPKNLQMIRETAEIVKDEYASVGYKILSNEAFMFGLGGTLALISLVMIFIRIARGSKNLRNYYITIGILGLSILSAIAVHKSIPFRENQVIRLTAFLNPDQFKQGAGYQLRASKPAVGSGKVFGKGLFHGEMTEGRIPHVPESGTDFIFASWAEQTGFFGSVLLLFFLMSIPLRGLQISFESKDRFGSLLAAGIVAMIFFHIAINVGIVIGLLPVTGVPLTFMSYGGSHLVMAMTAVGIILSIKKRKFAN; encoded by the coding sequence ATGGCTGATCGTAATACAGAAAAACTCGATTTTTTTCTCATCATCTCTGTTGTCCTCGTCGCAATGGCAGGGGTTCTCACTTTATACACACAAGAAGCCAATACTGCAGATGGCCTTGGCCGTTGGTATAAACAATTCACCTTTGTTTTTGTCGGACTCATCTCCATGTGGTTTATGTCCAGGATCAACTACCAATTGATAGGTTCTTACGCCCTATTCATTTATATCTTTTCCATTGTTTTACTTGTACTCACACTGATTCCTGGAATTGGATACCTTCCTTCTGGTCGTGGAGCTCGTTCTTGGTTAAAACTTGGACCCATCACTCTCCAAGCGTCAGAATTTTCTAAATTAGCAACGGTAATCCTTCTCGGTCAATATTTGGTTTTAAAAGAAAAGGAAATGCATAAAATTACGGTTCTCATTGTACCATTTATCATTTGTTTGGTGCCGATGCTTTTCATTATTTTGCAACCTGACTTTGGGACTGCAGTCTCTTTTTTACCAATGTTATTTACTATGTTATACTTAGGTGGAGCTGACATTTTACATATTGGGTCCTTACTCACCTTTGGTGGAATTTCACTAATGGTGCCGATGTATCTTGCTTATTCTCAATTAACACTCATTCAACCATTAGTTGATTTACTTCGTAAAGATAATAAGGTTGAACTAGTATCCATCGTAAACCAACTCCAAGGTAAAATCTGGTTGATTTTAGATGGGAAAAAAGTGTCCGGACTCACCCTACCAGGAATCGAGAATCCTAAGAACCTTCAAATGATCCGAGAAACCGCAGAAATCGTGAAAGACGAATATGCGAGTGTCGGCTATAAAATTTTATCCAACGAAGCCTTTATGTTTGGGCTCGGTGGAACACTCGCTCTCATTAGTCTAGTGATGATTTTTATCAGAATTGCGCGTGGTTCCAAAAACCTTCGAAACTATTACATCACCATTGGAATTTTAGGGCTTTCTATCCTCTCAGCCATTGCGGTTCATAAATCCATTCCTTTCCGAGAAAACCAAGTCATCCGTCTCACAGCCTTTCTAAACCCTGACCAGTTCAAACAAGGAGCCGGTTACCAACTCAGGGCATCCAAACCAGCCGTTGGATCCGGCAAGGTTTTTGGAAAAGGACTTTTTCATGGAGAGATGACAGAAGGAAGAATCCCGCATGTTCCCGAATCGGGAACAGATTTTATTTTTGCTTCCTGGGCCGAACAGACAGGATTTTTTGGAAGTGTCCTTCTATTATTTTTCTTAATGTCGATTCCACTTCGAGGTTTACAAATCAGTTTTGAAAGTAAGGACAGATTCGGATCACTTCTTGCGGCCGGAATTGTTGCCATGATATTTTTCCACATTGCCATCAATGTGGGAATTGTAATTGGACTACTTCCAGTAACAGGTGTTCCACTTACATTCATGAGTTATGGTGGATCCCACTTGGTAATGGCAATGACTGCCGTTGGAATTATCCTTTCCATTAAAAAACGTAAGTTTGCAAACTAA
- the mrdA gene encoding penicillin-binding protein 2 codes for MSQSASEFRLETSFRKRLYFFTGMVVFTLTAYILQLFNLQIVQGSENSLKAERFVRRSESIPADRGNIFDRNFLTPETSQPLVSNSASLDVILNTSLLKNDPRKVKDFIYKFCEALSIPIVYYEKELQDSRLIKKIRSREPFVLLEGISREQQERILVLDNINRYVYLVSSPARVYHMGPALSHVTGYVGKPTTSDLQEKEIKTYQLIGKGGIESLYDTTLRGQDGFRIQKRNTEGNIEEERVIEHSVPGNNLILTIDRDMQIAAYRALKGVRGTVLAIKATTGEVMAMASNPAYDPNILSGKNKLDRSNHFTRVTNNGGFLNLAIQSRFPPASTFKTLVGLAAMESEHKINFDPKQTFSCPANFTLKSTFKGVPDQVFYNWDKKNHGELNLAQALEKSNSVYFYQLGYKLGAEPILAYSRLFGLDKKTGIDLPGEATGFIPSSDWKKRTYGNKWFDGDTVNLSIGQGFISVTPIEMALFYMAVINNGKIYKPYVVSEIRSPLDNSLIQKTEPTILRDIPLKKSTVEALKEGLYLVGYSGTASGVLNSPTLPEIAGKTGTAQTRRRGASSSNHAWFIGYAPVNAPPEKQILVAAFVEYGVGGAASAAPAAREVFKAAFPPGSFPRTDRSRAKSMEEEAPVEQEAF; via the coding sequence ATGAGCCAGTCGGCATCAGAGTTTCGATTAGAAACAAGTTTCCGTAAACGATTGTATTTTTTTACGGGAATGGTTGTATTTACGCTCACAGCTTATATCCTCCAGTTATTTAACCTTCAAATTGTTCAAGGAAGCGAAAACTCCTTAAAAGCAGAACGTTTTGTCCGCAGAAGTGAATCCATACCAGCAGATCGTGGAAATATCTTTGATCGCAACTTTCTCACTCCAGAAACAAGCCAACCATTAGTCTCCAATTCAGCATCTCTCGATGTAATCCTTAATACGAGTTTACTAAAGAATGATCCAAGAAAGGTGAAGGATTTTATTTACAAGTTTTGTGAAGCTCTTTCAATTCCTATCGTTTACTATGAAAAAGAATTACAAGATTCAAGATTAATTAAAAAAATTCGTTCCCGTGAACCTTTTGTACTTTTAGAAGGAATTTCAAGAGAACAACAAGAGCGAATCCTTGTTTTAGATAATATCAACAGATATGTATATTTGGTTTCTTCACCGGCTCGTGTTTATCATATGGGACCCGCCCTTTCACATGTAACTGGTTATGTGGGAAAACCGACAACCAGTGACTTACAAGAAAAAGAAATCAAAACCTACCAACTGATCGGTAAAGGTGGGATAGAATCTCTTTATGACACAACTCTTCGTGGACAAGATGGGTTCAGAATTCAAAAGAGAAACACCGAAGGTAATATTGAAGAAGAACGTGTCATCGAACATTCGGTTCCAGGGAATAATTTAATTTTAACCATCGATCGCGATATGCAAATTGCCGCCTATCGTGCATTAAAAGGTGTAAGGGGAACAGTTCTTGCTATCAAAGCAACCACCGGCGAAGTTATGGCTATGGCATCCAATCCTGCTTATGATCCCAATATCCTATCTGGAAAAAACAAATTAGATCGTTCCAATCACTTTACCCGAGTTACCAACAATGGTGGTTTTTTAAATTTAGCAATTCAATCTAGGTTCCCACCCGCATCCACTTTTAAAACACTTGTGGGTCTTGCAGCCATGGAAAGTGAACATAAAATCAATTTTGATCCCAAACAAACTTTTTCTTGCCCTGCAAACTTTACACTGAAATCAACCTTCAAAGGTGTACCTGACCAAGTATTTTACAACTGGGACAAAAAGAATCATGGGGAACTCAACTTAGCCCAAGCTTTGGAAAAATCCAACTCTGTTTATTTTTACCAACTAGGTTACAAACTCGGAGCAGAACCAATACTCGCCTACTCAAGGTTATTTGGATTAGACAAAAAAACCGGAATTGATTTACCAGGAGAAGCTACTGGATTCATTCCTAGTTCTGACTGGAAAAAACGAACTTATGGAAACAAGTGGTTTGATGGAGATACGGTAAACCTTTCCATCGGACAAGGTTTTATTTCAGTCACTCCGATTGAGATGGCATTATTTTATATGGCCGTAATCAATAATGGAAAAATTTATAAACCTTATGTAGTTTCCGAAATCAGAAGTCCTCTGGATAACTCCCTCATTCAAAAAACGGAACCAACAATTTTAAGAGACATCCCTCTAAAAAAGTCTACGGTGGAAGCACTTAAGGAAGGATTGTATTTGGTTGGGTATTCAGGAACGGCTTCAGGTGTTCTGAACTCACCAACTCTACCAGAAATTGCTGGTAAAACAGGAACTGCACAAACAAGACGTAGAGGAGCTTCTTCCTCAAACCACGCTTGGTTTATTGGATATGCACCAGTCAATGCTCCTCCCGAAAAACAAATATTAGTTGCTGCTTTCGTAGAATATGGTGTCGGTGGTGCTGCTTCCGCTGCTCCTGCAGCAAGAGAAGTATTTAAAGCTGCATTCCCACCTGGATCTTTCCCAAGAACAGATAGATCTCGTGCAAAATCCATGGAAGAAGAAGCACCAGTTGAACAAGAGGCATTTTAA
- a CDS encoding LIC_12936 family protein: protein MRTSFALILSFLLTVGLFAADEKNEPVSQADSKKLNPDGSIALIPYNAKQQQKIERIGKEVDDYHAVINDKVKFLSFEKKIKDSRYGQVTNAREIHLPFEPRYVLHSRFVMKLKGGGGAEGGGFSLDEISFWSRKSLTEKGKDPVTTYRELKNNTAGGVKGLTLSVRTVTNADDNTLNFELEKIQSPWERLRLATAYRDRLREVARTIDRYIQAKGSLETRMVSDSILEVSVSGDFQEP from the coding sequence ATGCGTACCTCGTTTGCCCTAATTTTATCTTTTCTACTGACCGTTGGTCTTTTTGCTGCCGACGAAAAAAATGAACCTGTTAGCCAAGCAGATTCTAAAAAGCTAAACCCGGATGGAAGCATTGCTCTTATCCCTTATAATGCAAAACAACAACAGAAGATTGAAAGAATCGGTAAAGAAGTCGATGATTACCACGCAGTCATCAACGATAAGGTGAAATTCCTAAGCTTTGAAAAGAAAATCAAAGACAGTCGTTATGGCCAAGTGACAAATGCAAGGGAAATCCACCTACCATTTGAACCACGTTATGTTTTACACAGTCGTTTCGTAATGAAATTGAAAGGTGGTGGCGGAGCCGAAGGTGGCGGATTTTCATTAGATGAAATTTCCTTTTGGTCGAGAAAATCACTCACAGAAAAAGGCAAAGACCCTGTTACCACTTACCGTGAATTAAAAAATAATACTGCCGGGGGAGTGAAGGGACTGACTCTTTCCGTTCGCACTGTGACCAATGCAGATGACAATACACTGAACTTCGAGTTGGAAAAAATCCAAAGCCCATGGGAAAGACTTCGTTTGGCAACAGCCTACAGAGATAGACTCCGTGAAGTTGCAAGAACCATTGACAGGTACATCCAAGCCAAAGGAAGTTTAGAAACTAGAATGGTTTCTGATTCCATTTTGGAAGTTTCTGTCAGCGGGGACTTTCAAGAACCTTAA
- a CDS encoding DnaJ domain-containing protein — protein sequence MSPTMPHLYEVLEIPFGATTEEIKSSFRHLVKQFHPDNPFTGSYSKFQSIYFAYQTLTGEGRKLYDEEFKKNYAREFLKRKLEEHPVILPVARVRFTTGILELAKRGLMRKGFRNKDRRKVTGINYDLIIDLKESEVIRSVIAVIPLTVRIVCRDCMGGDPHCPACSGRGSYKGYRNLKVEFPKSALIHGKVFEFDLSKFRPDSFTHFKKKYLTVKLLVHKNIPLRPRSAV from the coding sequence ATGAGTCCTACCATGCCACACCTCTACGAAGTCCTAGAGATTCCTTTTGGAGCCACGACGGAAGAGATTAAATCCTCTTTCCGTCATCTGGTAAAACAATTCCATCCAGATAACCCATTCACTGGCTCCTATTCTAAATTCCAAAGTATCTATTTCGCATACCAAACCCTAACCGGAGAAGGACGAAAGTTATATGATGAAGAATTCAAAAAGAATTATGCTCGTGAATTTTTAAAACGCAAACTAGAAGAACATCCCGTGATTCTACCCGTCGCTCGTGTTCGGTTTACCACCGGAATTTTAGAACTCGCCAAACGAGGGTTAATGAGAAAAGGATTCCGTAACAAAGACCGCAGAAAAGTCACAGGAATCAATTATGACCTAATCATTGATTTAAAAGAATCAGAAGTCATTAGATCGGTGATTGCCGTCATTCCACTCACCGTAAGAATTGTTTGCCGAGATTGTATGGGTGGTGACCCACATTGCCCCGCTTGCAGTGGACGGGGAAGTTACAAAGGTTATCGAAATCTAAAGGTAGAGTTTCCAAAATCAGCTCTCATTCACGGAAAGGTTTTTGAATTTGATCTCTCTAAATTCCGGCCTGATTCGTTTACTCATTTTAAGAAAAAATACTTAACGGTGAAACTCTTGGTTCACAAAAATATCCCTTTACGGCCTAGGAGTGCTGTCTAA
- the mreC gene encoding rod shape-determining protein MreC, which translates to MKWNRINQNDELFSLLFVFLFSFTSLIWNGNFMVRGIASFQGVGDFFSGSFDSFGTLVKSSYNKLESFERVREERDSCLNVMEEYRQLSKDVERLKAENAILRQELNFPLHLDYPSVRAEVLSVRLNAIYRTIIINKGSEEGIKPYMPVVARSLDEKGKFTEALVGKIIAVSKGSAVIQPIINSNFSMGVSIPGTNLWASLNGNSGRGTDVLLDYIDAGIVIDPKAIGNFPMGPNPPPTSANTMFTEGFSKIGKAVFSSGGSGVFPQGIPVGTIIEEGPRNGSFKTAILRPFVEFDKLLHVIVLKKQPEKWREEWPAEKTIQIDGPYFGEIDFPKEKDYNKKGKEQEKRQGNFPSTFGTPQYTKPSVNTNTPDSTPTTPSTPSAPEGPKEVAP; encoded by the coding sequence ATGAAGTGGAATCGCATCAATCAAAATGACGAATTGTTTTCCCTACTCTTCGTATTCCTGTTTTCCTTTACTTCCCTAATTTGGAACGGCAACTTCATGGTAAGAGGGATTGCCAGCTTTCAGGGTGTAGGCGACTTTTTTTCGGGGTCCTTCGATTCTTTCGGAACCTTGGTCAAAAGTAGTTATAACAAACTCGAGTCTTTCGAACGGGTCAGAGAAGAGCGCGACTCTTGTTTGAACGTTATGGAAGAATACCGCCAACTTTCCAAAGATGTAGAAAGATTGAAGGCAGAGAATGCCATCCTTAGACAAGAGTTAAACTTCCCGCTCCATTTAGATTATCCTTCTGTAAGAGCAGAAGTTCTTAGCGTTCGTTTGAATGCGATTTATAGAACCATCATCATCAACAAAGGTTCCGAAGAAGGAATCAAACCTTATATGCCGGTTGTGGCGCGTTCGCTCGATGAAAAAGGTAAATTCACAGAAGCCCTTGTTGGTAAAATCATCGCTGTTTCCAAAGGGTCGGCAGTGATCCAACCCATCATCAATTCCAACTTTTCTATGGGAGTATCGATTCCAGGAACAAATCTCTGGGCCTCACTCAACGGAAATAGTGGCCGCGGAACCGATGTTTTGTTAGATTATATTGATGCAGGGATTGTGATTGATCCAAAAGCCATCGGTAACTTTCCTATGGGACCAAACCCGCCGCCGACTTCCGCAAATACCATGTTTACCGAAGGGTTTAGTAAAATTGGAAAGGCTGTTTTTAGTTCCGGTGGATCAGGAGTTTTCCCGCAAGGAATTCCTGTGGGAACTATCATCGAAGAAGGTCCAAGGAACGGATCTTTTAAAACTGCCATCTTACGTCCGTTTGTTGAATTTGATAAACTTCTCCATGTGATTGTCCTCAAAAAACAACCTGAAAAGTGGCGGGAAGAATGGCCCGCAGAAAAAACAATTCAAATTGATGGCCCTTATTTTGGTGAAATCGATTTTCCAAAAGAAAAAGATTATAATAAAAAAGGAAAAGAACAAGAAAAAAGGCAAGGCAACTTTCCTTCTACTTTCGGAACTCCACAATACACAAAACCATCTGTGAATACGAATACACCTGATTCCACACCAACGACCCCATCCACTCCTTCTGCACCAGAAGGACCTAAAGAGGTGGCACCATGA
- a CDS encoding STAS domain-containing protein, with the protein MEINLKKNADAYVISISGSLDIYTSLDFKNFLETNVPTQPTDNLHVIINLEKLNYIDSSGIGMLIKQLNYVQELKGKFSIANMKPAIEKVFKVAGLTSYFQTIGEDEYREKYAV; encoded by the coding sequence ATGGAAATAAATCTAAAAAAAAATGCAGACGCTTATGTGATCAGCATTTCTGGAAGTTTGGACATTTATACTTCCCTGGATTTTAAAAACTTCCTAGAAACCAATGTTCCCACGCAACCCACGGACAATTTACATGTCATCATCAATTTAGAGAAACTCAATTATATTGATTCCTCTGGAATTGGAATGCTCATCAAACAGTTGAATTATGTCCAAGAACTGAAAGGAAAGTTCTCTATTGCCAATATGAAACCAGCAATTGAGAAGGTTTTTAAAGTGGCAGGACTCACTAGTTACTTCCAAACCATTGGGGAAGACGAATACCGCGAAAAGTACGCGGTTTGA
- a CDS encoding YqjF family protein, translating to MKKEIEDIATSTAHRPWKIPNQKWFWYQEWNGVIFLHYQVEEKKLRELVPYSLELDSIDGSFWISVVAFSMNEIHTRNTFPIQYLSNFHEVNLRTYVKHKDKPGVYFLSIEAEKIIPTLIANLLSGLPYKHSKIKRSSNSYSLLGKRSKIDIEFNIANQQNNPSKIDLWLTERYCLYKGGNDDPIPLEIHHKPWELYNLDIRSLNIQYNQFDRIVDFRNPALCHYSPGVKVIAWNL from the coding sequence ATGAAAAAAGAAATAGAAGATATCGCAACATCTACTGCACATAGACCTTGGAAAATACCAAACCAAAAGTGGTTTTGGTACCAAGAATGGAATGGTGTTATTTTTCTACATTACCAAGTGGAAGAAAAAAAATTAAGAGAATTGGTTCCATATTCTTTAGAGTTAGATTCCATTGATGGATCTTTTTGGATTTCTGTTGTTGCCTTTTCCATGAATGAAATCCATACCAGGAATACTTTCCCAATCCAATACCTTTCTAATTTTCATGAAGTGAATTTACGAACGTATGTAAAACACAAAGACAAACCTGGTGTGTATTTCTTAAGTATTGAAGCAGAAAAAATAATTCCCACCTTAATCGCAAATCTCCTTTCAGGATTGCCCTACAAACATTCCAAAATTAAAAGATCATCTAATTCGTATTCTTTACTTGGGAAACGAAGCAAAATAGATATTGAATTCAATATCGCAAACCAACAAAACAATCCGAGTAAAATAGATTTATGGTTAACAGAACGATATTGTTTATATAAAGGCGGAAATGATGATCCGATTCCATTGGAAATCCATCATAAACCTTGGGAATTATATAATTTAGACATTCGAAGTTTAAATATCCAATACAACCAATTTGATCGGATTGTAGACTTTCGTAATCCCGCTTTATGCCATTATTCACCAGGGGTCAAAGTAATTGCTTGGAATCTTTAA